One window from the genome of Penaeus monodon isolate SGIC_2016 chromosome 4, NSTDA_Pmon_1, whole genome shotgun sequence encodes:
- the LOC119572371 gene encoding coiled-coil and C2 domain-containing protein 1-like isoform X3: protein MFGFSGRKDDKSKQQKRGQGRKGGNLSQFGLMEVPDMDNLTIGADDDDDDGDLEAELLALTGGERKPKKAPKKIVSPHELDKMVNECMREDYDDELSDEDDPELLDSSSNTTNRPAPPPPRTTPPSGPPLQRSMSSSGPASAVRTRHTEYKMAALDAKKKGDKETAIMYMRIMKQLEPMLSAAESGQAVDLATLPGPPGTFVLQASPQPKPQPETVSTQPVAQDNAPAAAPVDAAPASAPDGPAAPTTVLEALEQRLAKYAEQRDKAKNEGNARKERMNQRIMKQFQDAIKCHKAGKPVPFDELPCPPGFPPIPVGDSKPPPAASDSAAPQADPSTGGPPAAKQPRPDAAQAADESKKTAPTPNVRKAPQSRVEKQLAFLIKRQNQFKQAALEAKKRGEIEQAKEYLRMSKGFNQLIDASRGGLPIDMNTVPVPPQEQIPASSNIDFELVDAEDCVVAPAGVSGDAAVTYAKLEEDLIAQIKMCAQTREHFKATGDVASSNRFEQLILHTKKDLDAVRAACKRGDTIPRFHYENRSFTIVQCNTDLNDSDCEACVLRGVNFNVQNPNDVDTYVKLEFPYPSDNPPQDRSNVVKDTNNPEYNHKVVFSIDRKARALARVFKRHALKVQVWAKGGWFHRDTMLGQVKIPLVDLETKCTIHESYDLTDEKKRMVGGKLEVKVRVRNPIVAKQLEKVTEKWLVIDGF, encoded by the exons ATGTTCGGTTTTTCGGGACGTAAAGATGATAAATCCAAGCAGCAGAAGAGAGGACAAGGCCGTAAAGGTGGCAATTTGTCACAG TTTGGCCTCATGGAAGTGCCTGATATGGACAACCTAACCATTGGAgcagatgacgatgatgatgatggagatttgGAGGCAGAGCTGCTTGCCCTcacagggggagaaaggaaacctAAGAAAG CTCCCAAAAAGATAGTTTCCCCACATGAGCTCGACAAAATGGTGAATGAGTGCATGCGGGAAGATTATGATGACGAACTCTCGGACGAAGATGACCCAGAGCTGCTG GATTCCTCCTCCAACACCACTAACCGGCCtgcgccccctcccccacgcacAACGCCTCCTTCTGGCCCTCCCCTCCAGCGCTCTATGTCCTCGTCTGGACCAGCAAGTGCGGTGAGGACACGCCACACTGAATACAAGATGGCTGCTCTTGATGCcaagaagaagggagataaagaaaccGCCATCATGTACATGAGGATAATGAAGCAGCTGGAGCCCATGCTGAGTGCAGCCGAGAGCGGACAGGCTGTGGACCTCGCAACTCTGCCTGGGCCGCCAGGGACGTTTGTGCTGCAGGCCTCACCACAGCCCAAGCCTCAGCCAGAGACAG TGTCAACACAACCAGTTGCTCAGGATAATGCCCCTGCTGCTGCACCTGTTGATGCCGCCCCTGCAAGTGCCCCTGATGGCCCTGCAGCTCCAACAACAGTCTTGGAGGCATTAGAACAACGATTAGCAAAGTATGCTGAACAGCGAGACAAAGCAaag AATGAAGGAAATGCCCGCAAGGAACGCATGAACCAGCGCATCATGAAGCAGTTTCAGGATGCAATTAAGTGTCACAAAGCTGGCAAACCTGTGCCATTTGATGAGCTGCCTTGTCCTCCTG GCTTCCCTCCCATCCCAGTTGGTGACAGCAAGCCACCACCTGCTGCATCCGATTCAGCTGCACCTCAGGCAGATCCTAGCACAGGTGGACCTCCAGCTGCTAAACAGCCAAGACCAGATGCTGCTCAAGCTGCCGATGAGAGTAAAAAGACAGCACCAACACCAAATG TCCGCAAGGCACCCCAGTCTCGCGTAGAAAAGCAATTGGCTTTCCTCATTAAGAGACAGAATCAGTTCAAGCAAGCTGCCCTGGAAGCGAAGAAACGCGGAGAGATTGAGCAAGCCAAGGAATACCTTCGGATGAGCAAGGGTTTCAACCAGCTCATTGATGCTAGTCGAGGCGGTCTGCCTATTGACATGAAcact GTGCCAGTGCCACCTCAAGAGCAGATTCCTGCAAGTAGCAATATAGACTTTGAACTGGTGGATGCAGAAGATTGCGTCGTTGCTCCAGCCGGCGTCAGTGGAGACGCAGCAGTAACTTATGCCAAGCTCGAAGAGGATCTTATTGCTCAGATAAAA ATGTGTGCTCAGACCCGTGAACATTTCAAAGCAACAGGGGACGTTGCAAGTTCAAATAGATTTGAGCAGTTGATACTTCACACCAAAAAAGATTTAGATGCAGTGAGAGCAGCATGTAAGAGAGGAGACACGATACCACGTTTCCATTACGAAAATAGGTCCTTTACTATAGTGCA atGTAACACGGACTTGAATGATTCCGATTGTGAAGCTTGTGTGTTGAGGGGAGTCAACTTCAATGTCCAAAACCCCAATGATGTAGATACATATGTAAAGCTAGAGTTCCCATATCCGTCT gaCAACCCACCCCAAGATCGCTCCAATGTGGTGAAGGACACAAACAATCCAGAATACAACCACAAGGTAGTTTTTAGTATCGACCGCAAGGCAAGAGCCCTCGCCCGTGTCTTCAAGAGGCATGCTCTTAAGGTCCAGGTGTGGGCTAAGGG TGGTTGGTTCCACCGCGATACGATGTTAGGCCAAGTGAAAATACCCCTGGTAGACTTGGAAACAAAGTGCACCATACATGAGTCTTATGAT TTGACTGATGAGAAGAAACGCATGGTTGGTGGGAAGCTAGAGGTAAAAGTCCGTGTTAGGAATCCTATTGTAGCGAAACAGCTTGAAAAGGTTACTGAGAAATGGTTGGTCATTGATGGATTTTGA
- the LOC119572371 gene encoding coiled-coil and C2 domain-containing protein 1-like isoform X2 → MFGFSGRKDDKSKQQKRGQGRKGGNLSQFGLMEVPDMDNLTIGADDDDDDGDLEAELLALTGGERKPKKAPKKIVSPHELDKMVNECMREDYDDELSDEDDPELLAELSALSSQGGDDEPAKPSPPPTAPSQPPPNNSYRNPEPRGHRPAPMMGGSNLVNLLAERMAMYEEAEANAKACGETSRARRFNRGLKTLHQMQRAVKAGQTINEEDIPPVVVVKHSAKSGGSGTPTSTPSPATTSPTEDAAPPPVPPHNRNSSASLVHEDSSSNTTNRPAPPPPRTTPPSGPPLQRSMSSSGPASAVRTRHTEYKMAALDAKKKGDKETAIMYMRIMKQLEPMLSAAESGQAVDLATLPGPPGTFVLQASPQPKPQPETVSTQPVAQDNAPAAAPVDAAPASAPDGPAAPTTVLEALEQRLAKYAEQRDKAKNEGNARKERMNQRIMKQFQDAIKCHKAGKPVPFDELPCPPGFPPIPVGDSKPPPAASDSAAPQADPSTGGPPAAKQPRPDAAQAADESKKTAPTPNVRKAPQSRVEKQLAFLIKRQNQFKQAALEAKKRGEIEQAKEYLRMSKGFNQLIDASRGGLPIDMNTVPVPPQEQIPASSNIDFELVDAEDCVVAPAGVSGDAAVTYAKLEEDLIAQIKMCAQTREHFKATGDVASSNRFEQLILHTKKDLDAVRAACKRGDTIPRFHYENRSFTIVQCNTDLNDSDCEACVLRGVNFNVQNPNDVDTYVKLEFPYPSDNPPQDRSNVVKDTNNPEYNHKVVFSIDRKARALARVFKRHALKVQVWAKGGWFHRDTMLGQVKIPLVDLETKCTIHESYDLTDEKKRMVGGKLEVKVRVRNPIVAKQLEKVTEKWLVIDGF, encoded by the exons ATGTTCGGTTTTTCGGGACGTAAAGATGATAAATCCAAGCAGCAGAAGAGAGGACAAGGCCGTAAAGGTGGCAATTTGTCACAG TTTGGCCTCATGGAAGTGCCTGATATGGACAACCTAACCATTGGAgcagatgacgatgatgatgatggagatttgGAGGCAGAGCTGCTTGCCCTcacagggggagaaaggaaacctAAGAAAG CTCCCAAAAAGATAGTTTCCCCACATGAGCTCGACAAAATGGTGAATGAGTGCATGCGGGAAGATTATGATGACGAACTCTCGGACGAAGATGACCCAGAGCTGCTG GCCGAGCTATCCGCCCTGAGCTCCCAAGGCGGTGATGATGAACCAGCCaagccatcccctccccccacagctCCCTCCCAGCCTCCTCCCAACAATAGCTACCGTAACCCAGAGCCGAGGGGGCACAGGCCTGCTCCCATGATGGGGGGAAGCAACTTAGTGAATTTGCTGGCGGAGAGGATGGCCATGTACGAAGAGGCGGAAGCTAATGCAAAGGCTTGTGGGGAGACTTCAAGAGCACGAAG gttCAACCGGGGGCTAAAAACACTACACCAGATGCAGAGGGCAGTCAAAGCGGGCCAGACTATCAACGAAGAAGACATCCCCCCTGTGGTGGTTGTGAAACATAGTGCCAAGTCAGGGGGTTCTGGTACTCCAACATCAACACCCTCTCCTGCTACTACATCTCCTACAGAGGATGCTGCACCCCCTCCAGTACCCCCTCACAACAGGAATTCCTCAGCTTCTCTGGTTCATGAG GATTCCTCCTCCAACACCACTAACCGGCCtgcgccccctcccccacgcacAACGCCTCCTTCTGGCCCTCCCCTCCAGCGCTCTATGTCCTCGTCTGGACCAGCAAGTGCGGTGAGGACACGCCACACTGAATACAAGATGGCTGCTCTTGATGCcaagaagaagggagataaagaaaccGCCATCATGTACATGAGGATAATGAAGCAGCTGGAGCCCATGCTGAGTGCAGCCGAGAGCGGACAGGCTGTGGACCTCGCAACTCTGCCTGGGCCGCCAGGGACGTTTGTGCTGCAGGCCTCACCACAGCCCAAGCCTCAGCCAGAGACAG TGTCAACACAACCAGTTGCTCAGGATAATGCCCCTGCTGCTGCACCTGTTGATGCCGCCCCTGCAAGTGCCCCTGATGGCCCTGCAGCTCCAACAACAGTCTTGGAGGCATTAGAACAACGATTAGCAAAGTATGCTGAACAGCGAGACAAAGCAaag AATGAAGGAAATGCCCGCAAGGAACGCATGAACCAGCGCATCATGAAGCAGTTTCAGGATGCAATTAAGTGTCACAAAGCTGGCAAACCTGTGCCATTTGATGAGCTGCCTTGTCCTCCTG GCTTCCCTCCCATCCCAGTTGGTGACAGCAAGCCACCACCTGCTGCATCCGATTCAGCTGCACCTCAGGCAGATCCTAGCACAGGTGGACCTCCAGCTGCTAAACAGCCAAGACCAGATGCTGCTCAAGCTGCCGATGAGAGTAAAAAGACAGCACCAACACCAAATG TCCGCAAGGCACCCCAGTCTCGCGTAGAAAAGCAATTGGCTTTCCTCATTAAGAGACAGAATCAGTTCAAGCAAGCTGCCCTGGAAGCGAAGAAACGCGGAGAGATTGAGCAAGCCAAGGAATACCTTCGGATGAGCAAGGGTTTCAACCAGCTCATTGATGCTAGTCGAGGCGGTCTGCCTATTGACATGAAcact GTGCCAGTGCCACCTCAAGAGCAGATTCCTGCAAGTAGCAATATAGACTTTGAACTGGTGGATGCAGAAGATTGCGTCGTTGCTCCAGCCGGCGTCAGTGGAGACGCAGCAGTAACTTATGCCAAGCTCGAAGAGGATCTTATTGCTCAGATAAAA ATGTGTGCTCAGACCCGTGAACATTTCAAAGCAACAGGGGACGTTGCAAGTTCAAATAGATTTGAGCAGTTGATACTTCACACCAAAAAAGATTTAGATGCAGTGAGAGCAGCATGTAAGAGAGGAGACACGATACCACGTTTCCATTACGAAAATAGGTCCTTTACTATAGTGCA atGTAACACGGACTTGAATGATTCCGATTGTGAAGCTTGTGTGTTGAGGGGAGTCAACTTCAATGTCCAAAACCCCAATGATGTAGATACATATGTAAAGCTAGAGTTCCCATATCCGTCT gaCAACCCACCCCAAGATCGCTCCAATGTGGTGAAGGACACAAACAATCCAGAATACAACCACAAGGTAGTTTTTAGTATCGACCGCAAGGCAAGAGCCCTCGCCCGTGTCTTCAAGAGGCATGCTCTTAAGGTCCAGGTGTGGGCTAAGGG TGGTTGGTTCCACCGCGATACGATGTTAGGCCAAGTGAAAATACCCCTGGTAGACTTGGAAACAAAGTGCACCATACATGAGTCTTATGAT TTGACTGATGAGAAGAAACGCATGGTTGGTGGGAAGCTAGAGGTAAAAGTCCGTGTTAGGAATCCTATTGTAGCGAAACAGCTTGAAAAGGTTACTGAGAAATGGTTGGTCATTGATGGATTTTGA
- the LOC119572371 gene encoding coiled-coil and C2 domain-containing protein 1-like isoform X1, whose translation MFGFSGRKDDKSKQQKRGQGRKGGNLSQFGLMEVPDMDNLTIGADDDDDDGDLEAELLALTGGERKPKKAPKKIVSPHELDKMVNECMREDYDDELSDEDDPELLAELSALSSQGGDDEPAKPSPPPTAPSQPPPNNSYRNPEPRGHRPAPMMGGSNLVNLLAERMAMYEEAEANAKACGETSRARRFNRGLKTLHQMQRAVKAGQTINEEDIPPVVVVKHSAKSGGSGTPTSTPSPATTSPTEDAAPPPVPPHNRNSSASLVHEVAFHDPRYPSPRSSTRTSPVKQDSSSNTTNRPAPPPPRTTPPSGPPLQRSMSSSGPASAVRTRHTEYKMAALDAKKKGDKETAIMYMRIMKQLEPMLSAAESGQAVDLATLPGPPGTFVLQASPQPKPQPETVSTQPVAQDNAPAAAPVDAAPASAPDGPAAPTTVLEALEQRLAKYAEQRDKAKNEGNARKERMNQRIMKQFQDAIKCHKAGKPVPFDELPCPPGFPPIPVGDSKPPPAASDSAAPQADPSTGGPPAAKQPRPDAAQAADESKKTAPTPNVRKAPQSRVEKQLAFLIKRQNQFKQAALEAKKRGEIEQAKEYLRMSKGFNQLIDASRGGLPIDMNTVPVPPQEQIPASSNIDFELVDAEDCVVAPAGVSGDAAVTYAKLEEDLIAQIKMCAQTREHFKATGDVASSNRFEQLILHTKKDLDAVRAACKRGDTIPRFHYENRSFTIVQCNTDLNDSDCEACVLRGVNFNVQNPNDVDTYVKLEFPYPSDNPPQDRSNVVKDTNNPEYNHKVVFSIDRKARALARVFKRHALKVQVWAKGGWFHRDTMLGQVKIPLVDLETKCTIHESYDLTDEKKRMVGGKLEVKVRVRNPIVAKQLEKVTEKWLVIDGF comes from the exons ATGTTCGGTTTTTCGGGACGTAAAGATGATAAATCCAAGCAGCAGAAGAGAGGACAAGGCCGTAAAGGTGGCAATTTGTCACAG TTTGGCCTCATGGAAGTGCCTGATATGGACAACCTAACCATTGGAgcagatgacgatgatgatgatggagatttgGAGGCAGAGCTGCTTGCCCTcacagggggagaaaggaaacctAAGAAAG CTCCCAAAAAGATAGTTTCCCCACATGAGCTCGACAAAATGGTGAATGAGTGCATGCGGGAAGATTATGATGACGAACTCTCGGACGAAGATGACCCAGAGCTGCTG GCCGAGCTATCCGCCCTGAGCTCCCAAGGCGGTGATGATGAACCAGCCaagccatcccctccccccacagctCCCTCCCAGCCTCCTCCCAACAATAGCTACCGTAACCCAGAGCCGAGGGGGCACAGGCCTGCTCCCATGATGGGGGGAAGCAACTTAGTGAATTTGCTGGCGGAGAGGATGGCCATGTACGAAGAGGCGGAAGCTAATGCAAAGGCTTGTGGGGAGACTTCAAGAGCACGAAG gttCAACCGGGGGCTAAAAACACTACACCAGATGCAGAGGGCAGTCAAAGCGGGCCAGACTATCAACGAAGAAGACATCCCCCCTGTGGTGGTTGTGAAACATAGTGCCAAGTCAGGGGGTTCTGGTACTCCAACATCAACACCCTCTCCTGCTACTACATCTCCTACAGAGGATGCTGCACCCCCTCCAGTACCCCCTCACAACAGGAATTCCTCAGCTTCTCTGGTTCATGAGGTAGCCTTTCATGACCCAAGATATCCCTCTCCCCGTTCGTCTACGAGGACAAGTCCGGTGAAACAG GATTCCTCCTCCAACACCACTAACCGGCCtgcgccccctcccccacgcacAACGCCTCCTTCTGGCCCTCCCCTCCAGCGCTCTATGTCCTCGTCTGGACCAGCAAGTGCGGTGAGGACACGCCACACTGAATACAAGATGGCTGCTCTTGATGCcaagaagaagggagataaagaaaccGCCATCATGTACATGAGGATAATGAAGCAGCTGGAGCCCATGCTGAGTGCAGCCGAGAGCGGACAGGCTGTGGACCTCGCAACTCTGCCTGGGCCGCCAGGGACGTTTGTGCTGCAGGCCTCACCACAGCCCAAGCCTCAGCCAGAGACAG TGTCAACACAACCAGTTGCTCAGGATAATGCCCCTGCTGCTGCACCTGTTGATGCCGCCCCTGCAAGTGCCCCTGATGGCCCTGCAGCTCCAACAACAGTCTTGGAGGCATTAGAACAACGATTAGCAAAGTATGCTGAACAGCGAGACAAAGCAaag AATGAAGGAAATGCCCGCAAGGAACGCATGAACCAGCGCATCATGAAGCAGTTTCAGGATGCAATTAAGTGTCACAAAGCTGGCAAACCTGTGCCATTTGATGAGCTGCCTTGTCCTCCTG GCTTCCCTCCCATCCCAGTTGGTGACAGCAAGCCACCACCTGCTGCATCCGATTCAGCTGCACCTCAGGCAGATCCTAGCACAGGTGGACCTCCAGCTGCTAAACAGCCAAGACCAGATGCTGCTCAAGCTGCCGATGAGAGTAAAAAGACAGCACCAACACCAAATG TCCGCAAGGCACCCCAGTCTCGCGTAGAAAAGCAATTGGCTTTCCTCATTAAGAGACAGAATCAGTTCAAGCAAGCTGCCCTGGAAGCGAAGAAACGCGGAGAGATTGAGCAAGCCAAGGAATACCTTCGGATGAGCAAGGGTTTCAACCAGCTCATTGATGCTAGTCGAGGCGGTCTGCCTATTGACATGAAcact GTGCCAGTGCCACCTCAAGAGCAGATTCCTGCAAGTAGCAATATAGACTTTGAACTGGTGGATGCAGAAGATTGCGTCGTTGCTCCAGCCGGCGTCAGTGGAGACGCAGCAGTAACTTATGCCAAGCTCGAAGAGGATCTTATTGCTCAGATAAAA ATGTGTGCTCAGACCCGTGAACATTTCAAAGCAACAGGGGACGTTGCAAGTTCAAATAGATTTGAGCAGTTGATACTTCACACCAAAAAAGATTTAGATGCAGTGAGAGCAGCATGTAAGAGAGGAGACACGATACCACGTTTCCATTACGAAAATAGGTCCTTTACTATAGTGCA atGTAACACGGACTTGAATGATTCCGATTGTGAAGCTTGTGTGTTGAGGGGAGTCAACTTCAATGTCCAAAACCCCAATGATGTAGATACATATGTAAAGCTAGAGTTCCCATATCCGTCT gaCAACCCACCCCAAGATCGCTCCAATGTGGTGAAGGACACAAACAATCCAGAATACAACCACAAGGTAGTTTTTAGTATCGACCGCAAGGCAAGAGCCCTCGCCCGTGTCTTCAAGAGGCATGCTCTTAAGGTCCAGGTGTGGGCTAAGGG TGGTTGGTTCCACCGCGATACGATGTTAGGCCAAGTGAAAATACCCCTGGTAGACTTGGAAACAAAGTGCACCATACATGAGTCTTATGAT TTGACTGATGAGAAGAAACGCATGGTTGGTGGGAAGCTAGAGGTAAAAGTCCGTGTTAGGAATCCTATTGTAGCGAAACAGCTTGAAAAGGTTACTGAGAAATGGTTGGTCATTGATGGATTTTGA